In a genomic window of Thunnus thynnus chromosome 16, fThuThy2.1, whole genome shotgun sequence:
- the asxl2 gene encoding putative Polycomb group protein ASXL2 isoform X2, whose protein sequence is MMIEKVPSKLQSQPSSPQPRCSSPSVPTSKLISPSQKHSKKALKQALKQQQQRNQRRQGGMPATSSPRLLLKTIKDMADNITTKTDLCHPVVPRKVSQRSGRISAGQLKRTKCKIDVETPDSILVNTNLRAIINKHTLSVLPPDCQQRLLKLLPEVDRQACMDGLLKVTSSALNNEFFTSAAQSWKERLAEGEFTPELQLRMRQEIEKEKKVEHWKEAFFENYFGENSGLSYEESKELTRADLNQESARPQSRPHQTGPATQATEETKDSRQTDGATTAVVKDTKPTRPSSQEPLKVQPAQKDSLFTTEPMKTRRSQYAEDRKLNTTAQSGPTPAVKTPEVERRTERATACGLPETEHREEVKEEKTELPLSPVKKSPPPKASPELKEDQPASVVTPAEESEEVIPEPRGSSETLKRKSPSETDVELTPEKRPRISSVSSVSSVSSVSPPASSISSPATPTPATNQRVPPLKIPVSRILPVPVSPSQVSPRTPLPAPLSSPGRTGARTLADIKAKAQLARAQRAAAAAVSSASKGAVSGPGPGGGSAEQTQPSPSPSPTSPQASTRLPVNTSSSSSQTSALSHPLDSFGQQSPSLSQTFFSSKTDDKQRGNSVETVTSGLHNIQKSSDSSSQLIPSSVHAMKGQENPSPAGSSTRTSSCIPANNPLVTQLLQGKEVPLEQILPKPLAKVEVKMSNVPSGNKGKTSRSATAAGGGAEHKPDKQMSHQFNTAGRVFSEYARHHRELPDKETQEQILQALMQRKVQQSQPYAGLGPHPPQYEAHQIMHAEEHQDRPRISVGFLGRKRMPRPAMTGHYLLNVSTYGRGSESKRLHQSAIPNTSVSSLKRESTEGEEAAAKEEVSGVKTEQQGYSITKSDEAGSVQHCSNVKTEPGSEDSAAGADNNITSATAKDTSPFSQSHQRHLELRNSNQGNSEPYISQMDPSHQRPSAFQTQRTLDNQEPVVASCYSGTISMSVPHTLNHSTAGTASSTSSSEADSGGVHGSVMSFSVTVTTIPAGHSLDHGNQSEPSPEQSFIEGSNMEEVQSKCYCRLKAMIMCKGCGAFCHDDCIGPSKLCVSCLVVR, encoded by the exons ATGATGATAGAAAAAG TTCCCTCCAAGTTGCAATCGCAGCCGTCGTCTCCGCAGCCTCGATGCTCTTCGCCTTCTGTCCCCACCAGTAAGCTCATCTCTCCCTcgcagaaacacagcaagaaagcTTTGAAACAG gccttgaagcagcagcaacagagaAACCAGCGCCGGCAAGGGGGAATGCCAGCAACCTCCAGTCCCAGACTGCTTCTGAAGACCATCAAAGATATGGCTGACAACATTACTACCAAGACAG ACCTCTGCCACCCGGTTGTACCCAGGAAAGTTTCTCAGAGGTCAGGTCGCATTAGTGCAG ggCAACTGAAACGTACCAAGTGTAAAATAGACGTGGAGACACCAGACTCTATTTTGGTTAACACCAACCTGCGGGCAATCATCAACAAGCACACCCTCTCTGTCCTTCCCCCAGACTGCCAACAGAGGCTGCTCAAACTTTTGCCAGAAGTTGACCGGCAG GCATGCATGGACGGCCTTCTGAAGGTCACTAGTTCTGCCTTAAACAATGAGTTTTTCACATCAGCGGCACAGTCATGGAAGGAGAGACTGGCTGAGG gaGAATTCACTCCGGAGTTGCAGTTACGAATGCGTCAAGAAattgagaaagaaaagaaagttgaGCACTGGAAGGAGGCCTTCTTTGAGAACTATTTTGGTGAAAA TTCTGGGCTCAGCTATGAAGAATCCAAAGAGCTGACAAGGGCTGATCTGAATCAGGAGTCTGCCAGGCCCCAGTCCCGTCCTCATCAGACAGGACCTGCCACTCAAGCAACGGAGGAAACCAAGGACAGCCGCCAGACTGATGGTGCCACTACCGCTGTTGTGAAAGACACAAAGCCAACACGGCCATCGTCACAGGAGCCTCTGAAGGTGCAGCCCGCTCAGAAGGACTCTCTCTTCACCACAGAGCCCATGAAGACTCGGCGCTCACAGTACGCAGAAGATCGTAAGTTGAACACAACCGCTCAGTCTGGGCCAACGCCTGCAGTGAAAACGCCAGAGGTTGAGAGACGAACAGAACGGGCCACAGCGTGTGGACTGCCTGAAACTGAgcacagagaggaagtgaaggaggagaaaacTGAACTCCCCCTGTCGCCCGTCAAGAAGAGCCCTCCACCAAAAGCCAGCCCAGAGTTAAAAGAGGATCAGCCGGCGTCTGTGGTTACGCCTGCTGAGGAGAGTGAAGAGGTCATCCCTGAGCCCAGAGGCTCCTCAGAGACACTGAAAAGAAAGTCTCCTAGCGAGACCGATGTTGAATTGACACCAGAGAAAAGGCCCCGTATCTCCTCAGTTTCCTCAGTATCCTCAGTCTCCTCTGTATCTCCTCCAGCATCATCCATATCCAGCCCTGCTACACCTACTCCAGCAACAAATCAGAGAGTTCCACCACTCAAG ATCCCAGTGTCAAGAATTCTTCCTGTTCCTGTGTCACCAAGCCAAGTCTCACCCAGGACACCCCTCCCTGCCCCTCTCAGCAGCCCTGGTCGCACTGGTGCTCGCACTTTGGCTGACATCAAAGCCAAAGCTCAGCTCGCCCGAGCACAGCGAGCAGCGGCTGCCGCAGTATCATCTGCTTCTAAGGGAGCCGTGTCAGGCCCAGGGCCAGGTGGAGGTAGTGCTGAGCAGACACAACCATCTCCAAGCCCCAGCCCAACATCCCCACAGGCATCAACAAGGTTACCAGtcaacaccagcagcagcagcagtcagacCAGTGCACTTTCCCACCCGCTGGACTCTTTTGGTCAGCAAAGTCCAAGTCTGTCTCAGACCTTTTTCTCAAGCAAGACTGATGACAAACAGAGAGGTAATTCTGTTGAAACTGTCACTTCAGGGCTCCATAACATTCAAAAGAGTTCAGACTCATCATCACAACTCATTCCTTCATCTGTGCATGCTATGAAGGGGCAGGAAAACCCATCACCTGCTGGATCATCAACCAGGACCAGTTCCTGTATCCCTGCAAACAACCCGCTGGTCACTCAGCTTCTGCAGGGAAAAGAGGTTCCCTTAGAGCAGATCCTCCCAAAACCTCTGGCCAAGGTGGAAGTGAAGATGTCAAACGTACCCTCGGGTAATAAGGGGAAGACGTCACGCTCGGCcactgctgctggtggtggtgctgAGCATAAGCCTGATAAGCAGATGTCCCACCAGTTCAATACAGCAGGACGGGTTTTCTCTGAATACGCAAGACATCACAGGGAACTTCCTGATAAAGAGACTCAGGAGCAGATTTTACAGGCTCTAATGCAGAGGAAAGTCCAGCAGAGCCAGCCTTATGCAGGTCTGGGGCCTCATCCGCCTCAGTACGAAGCCCATCAGATAATGCATGCAGAGGAGCATCAGGACCGACCCAGGATTTCTGTAGGATTTTTGGGTCGTAAGAGGATGCCCAGGCCTGCCATGACTGGACATTATCTGCTCAATGTGTCCACATACGGCCGAGGGTCAGAGAGCAAGAGACTGCATCAGTCTGCCATCCCAAACACATCTGTGTCCAGTTTAAAAAGGGAAAGCACAGAAGGAGAGGAGGCGGCGGCTAAAGAGGAGGTTTCTGGTGTTAAAACGGAGCAGCAGGGATACTCCATAACCAAGTCTGATGAAGCGGGGAGCGTTCAGCATTGCTCCAACGTAAAGACTGAGCCTGGATCAGAGGACAGTGCAGCTGGTGCCGACAACAACATCACCAGCGCGACAGCCAAAGACACCAGCCCTTTTTCTCAGTCACACCAAAGGCACCTCGAACTCCGCAATAGTAATCAAGGAAATTCCGAGCCATATATTTCCCAAATGGACCCCAGTCACCAGCGGCCGTCTGcctttcaaacccagagaacgCTCGATAATCAGGAACCCGTGGTAGCGTCATGCTACAGTGGCACTATCAGCATGTCTGTACCTCACACTTTGAACCACAGCACTGCAGGCACCGCCTCTTCCACGTCCTCGTCAGAGGCCGACAGCGGTGGCGTCCACGGGAGCGTCATGTCTTTCTCCGTGACTGTCACCACCATACCAGCCGGTCACTCGTTAGACCACGGTAACCAGAGCGAGCCCTCACCCGAGCAGTCATTCATAGAGGGCTCCAACATGGAGGAGGTCCAGTCTAAATGCTACTGCCGACTGAAGGCGATGATCATGTGCAAAGGATGTGGAGCCTTTTGCCATGACGACTGCATCGGCCCCTCGAAACTGTGCGTCTCGTGTTTAGTGGTACGATGA
- the asxl2 gene encoding putative Polycomb group protein ASXL2 isoform X1, with protein sequence MRERQKKKKGRTWAEAAKTVLEKYPNTPMSHKEILQVIQRERLKEISGTSPLACLNAMLHTNSRGEEGIFYKVPGRMGVYTLKKDISDVAKELSEEDSEESSDNLSDSRSTENNSSAITQEGRRGRWMRRVPSKLQSQPSSPQPRCSSPSVPTSKLISPSQKHSKKALKQALKQQQQRNQRRQGGMPATSSPRLLLKTIKDMADNITTKTDLCHPVVPRKVSQRSGRISAGQLKRTKCKIDVETPDSILVNTNLRAIINKHTLSVLPPDCQQRLLKLLPEVDRQACMDGLLKVTSSALNNEFFTSAAQSWKERLAEGEFTPELQLRMRQEIEKEKKVEHWKEAFFENYFGENSGLSYEESKELTRADLNQESARPQSRPHQTGPATQATEETKDSRQTDGATTAVVKDTKPTRPSSQEPLKVQPAQKDSLFTTEPMKTRRSQYAEDRKLNTTAQSGPTPAVKTPEVERRTERATACGLPETEHREEVKEEKTELPLSPVKKSPPPKASPELKEDQPASVVTPAEESEEVIPEPRGSSETLKRKSPSETDVELTPEKRPRISSVSSVSSVSSVSPPASSISSPATPTPATNQRVPPLKIPVSRILPVPVSPSQVSPRTPLPAPLSSPGRTGARTLADIKAKAQLARAQRAAAAAVSSASKGAVSGPGPGGGSAEQTQPSPSPSPTSPQASTRLPVNTSSSSSQTSALSHPLDSFGQQSPSLSQTFFSSKTDDKQRGNSVETVTSGLHNIQKSSDSSSQLIPSSVHAMKGQENPSPAGSSTRTSSCIPANNPLVTQLLQGKEVPLEQILPKPLAKVEVKMSNVPSGNKGKTSRSATAAGGGAEHKPDKQMSHQFNTAGRVFSEYARHHRELPDKETQEQILQALMQRKVQQSQPYAGLGPHPPQYEAHQIMHAEEHQDRPRISVGFLGRKRMPRPAMTGHYLLNVSTYGRGSESKRLHQSAIPNTSVSSLKRESTEGEEAAAKEEVSGVKTEQQGYSITKSDEAGSVQHCSNVKTEPGSEDSAAGADNNITSATAKDTSPFSQSHQRHLELRNSNQGNSEPYISQMDPSHQRPSAFQTQRTLDNQEPVVASCYSGTISMSVPHTLNHSTAGTASSTSSSEADSGGVHGSVMSFSVTVTTIPAGHSLDHGNQSEPSPEQSFIEGSNMEEVQSKCYCRLKAMIMCKGCGAFCHDDCIGPSKLCVSCLVVR encoded by the exons ATGAgggaaagacagaagaaaaagaaggggaGGACGTGGGCGGAAGCCGCCAAAACG GTTTTGGAGAAATACCCTAATACGCCTATGAGCCATAAAGAAATCTTGCAGGTGATCCAAAGAGAAAGGCTTAAGGAAATAAG CGGAACCTCGCCGTTGGCATGTCTGAATGCAATGCTGCACACAAACTCTCGCGGCGAGGAGGGGATCTTCTACAAAGTTCCAGGCAGAATGGGAGTTTACACATTGAAG AAGGACATCTCAGATGTGGCAAAGGAGCTGTCTGAGGAGGACTCTGAGGAGAGTAGTGACAATCTCTCTGACTCCCGaagcacagaaaacaacagcagtgcTATCACACAAGAGGGCAGGAGAGGAAGATGGATGCGAAGAG TTCCCTCCAAGTTGCAATCGCAGCCGTCGTCTCCGCAGCCTCGATGCTCTTCGCCTTCTGTCCCCACCAGTAAGCTCATCTCTCCCTcgcagaaacacagcaagaaagcTTTGAAACAG gccttgaagcagcagcaacagagaAACCAGCGCCGGCAAGGGGGAATGCCAGCAACCTCCAGTCCCAGACTGCTTCTGAAGACCATCAAAGATATGGCTGACAACATTACTACCAAGACAG ACCTCTGCCACCCGGTTGTACCCAGGAAAGTTTCTCAGAGGTCAGGTCGCATTAGTGCAG ggCAACTGAAACGTACCAAGTGTAAAATAGACGTGGAGACACCAGACTCTATTTTGGTTAACACCAACCTGCGGGCAATCATCAACAAGCACACCCTCTCTGTCCTTCCCCCAGACTGCCAACAGAGGCTGCTCAAACTTTTGCCAGAAGTTGACCGGCAG GCATGCATGGACGGCCTTCTGAAGGTCACTAGTTCTGCCTTAAACAATGAGTTTTTCACATCAGCGGCACAGTCATGGAAGGAGAGACTGGCTGAGG gaGAATTCACTCCGGAGTTGCAGTTACGAATGCGTCAAGAAattgagaaagaaaagaaagttgaGCACTGGAAGGAGGCCTTCTTTGAGAACTATTTTGGTGAAAA TTCTGGGCTCAGCTATGAAGAATCCAAAGAGCTGACAAGGGCTGATCTGAATCAGGAGTCTGCCAGGCCCCAGTCCCGTCCTCATCAGACAGGACCTGCCACTCAAGCAACGGAGGAAACCAAGGACAGCCGCCAGACTGATGGTGCCACTACCGCTGTTGTGAAAGACACAAAGCCAACACGGCCATCGTCACAGGAGCCTCTGAAGGTGCAGCCCGCTCAGAAGGACTCTCTCTTCACCACAGAGCCCATGAAGACTCGGCGCTCACAGTACGCAGAAGATCGTAAGTTGAACACAACCGCTCAGTCTGGGCCAACGCCTGCAGTGAAAACGCCAGAGGTTGAGAGACGAACAGAACGGGCCACAGCGTGTGGACTGCCTGAAACTGAgcacagagaggaagtgaaggaggagaaaacTGAACTCCCCCTGTCGCCCGTCAAGAAGAGCCCTCCACCAAAAGCCAGCCCAGAGTTAAAAGAGGATCAGCCGGCGTCTGTGGTTACGCCTGCTGAGGAGAGTGAAGAGGTCATCCCTGAGCCCAGAGGCTCCTCAGAGACACTGAAAAGAAAGTCTCCTAGCGAGACCGATGTTGAATTGACACCAGAGAAAAGGCCCCGTATCTCCTCAGTTTCCTCAGTATCCTCAGTCTCCTCTGTATCTCCTCCAGCATCATCCATATCCAGCCCTGCTACACCTACTCCAGCAACAAATCAGAGAGTTCCACCACTCAAG ATCCCAGTGTCAAGAATTCTTCCTGTTCCTGTGTCACCAAGCCAAGTCTCACCCAGGACACCCCTCCCTGCCCCTCTCAGCAGCCCTGGTCGCACTGGTGCTCGCACTTTGGCTGACATCAAAGCCAAAGCTCAGCTCGCCCGAGCACAGCGAGCAGCGGCTGCCGCAGTATCATCTGCTTCTAAGGGAGCCGTGTCAGGCCCAGGGCCAGGTGGAGGTAGTGCTGAGCAGACACAACCATCTCCAAGCCCCAGCCCAACATCCCCACAGGCATCAACAAGGTTACCAGtcaacaccagcagcagcagcagtcagacCAGTGCACTTTCCCACCCGCTGGACTCTTTTGGTCAGCAAAGTCCAAGTCTGTCTCAGACCTTTTTCTCAAGCAAGACTGATGACAAACAGAGAGGTAATTCTGTTGAAACTGTCACTTCAGGGCTCCATAACATTCAAAAGAGTTCAGACTCATCATCACAACTCATTCCTTCATCTGTGCATGCTATGAAGGGGCAGGAAAACCCATCACCTGCTGGATCATCAACCAGGACCAGTTCCTGTATCCCTGCAAACAACCCGCTGGTCACTCAGCTTCTGCAGGGAAAAGAGGTTCCCTTAGAGCAGATCCTCCCAAAACCTCTGGCCAAGGTGGAAGTGAAGATGTCAAACGTACCCTCGGGTAATAAGGGGAAGACGTCACGCTCGGCcactgctgctggtggtggtgctgAGCATAAGCCTGATAAGCAGATGTCCCACCAGTTCAATACAGCAGGACGGGTTTTCTCTGAATACGCAAGACATCACAGGGAACTTCCTGATAAAGAGACTCAGGAGCAGATTTTACAGGCTCTAATGCAGAGGAAAGTCCAGCAGAGCCAGCCTTATGCAGGTCTGGGGCCTCATCCGCCTCAGTACGAAGCCCATCAGATAATGCATGCAGAGGAGCATCAGGACCGACCCAGGATTTCTGTAGGATTTTTGGGTCGTAAGAGGATGCCCAGGCCTGCCATGACTGGACATTATCTGCTCAATGTGTCCACATACGGCCGAGGGTCAGAGAGCAAGAGACTGCATCAGTCTGCCATCCCAAACACATCTGTGTCCAGTTTAAAAAGGGAAAGCACAGAAGGAGAGGAGGCGGCGGCTAAAGAGGAGGTTTCTGGTGTTAAAACGGAGCAGCAGGGATACTCCATAACCAAGTCTGATGAAGCGGGGAGCGTTCAGCATTGCTCCAACGTAAAGACTGAGCCTGGATCAGAGGACAGTGCAGCTGGTGCCGACAACAACATCACCAGCGCGACAGCCAAAGACACCAGCCCTTTTTCTCAGTCACACCAAAGGCACCTCGAACTCCGCAATAGTAATCAAGGAAATTCCGAGCCATATATTTCCCAAATGGACCCCAGTCACCAGCGGCCGTCTGcctttcaaacccagagaacgCTCGATAATCAGGAACCCGTGGTAGCGTCATGCTACAGTGGCACTATCAGCATGTCTGTACCTCACACTTTGAACCACAGCACTGCAGGCACCGCCTCTTCCACGTCCTCGTCAGAGGCCGACAGCGGTGGCGTCCACGGGAGCGTCATGTCTTTCTCCGTGACTGTCACCACCATACCAGCCGGTCACTCGTTAGACCACGGTAACCAGAGCGAGCCCTCACCCGAGCAGTCATTCATAGAGGGCTCCAACATGGAGGAGGTCCAGTCTAAATGCTACTGCCGACTGAAGGCGATGATCATGTGCAAAGGATGTGGAGCCTTTTGCCATGACGACTGCATCGGCCCCTCGAAACTGTGCGTCTCGTGTTTAGTGGTACGATGA
- the kif3cb gene encoding kinesin family member 3Cb → MSKTKHCEAIRVVVRCRPFNRSEGIWGCENILEIDDKLGKITIRNPKAPPDEPMKVFTFDSVYGWDSKQSDIYDDAVRPLVESVLQGFNGTIFAYGQTGTGKTFTMQGISNDPERRGVIPNSFQHIFTQIARTQNQKYLVRSSYLEIYQEEIRDLLCKDNNKKLELKESPDYGVYVKDLSSVVTKNATEIEHVMNIGNQSRSVGFTNMNERSSRSHAIFVVTVECSEVGPDGEDHIRVGKLNMVDLAGSERQSKTGAKGKRLKEAAKINLSLSALGNVISALVDGKSTHIPYRDSKLTRLLQDSLGGNAKTVMIATVGPSHKNHDESLATLRYANRAKNIKNKPRINEDPKDALLREFQEEIARLKAQLEERGMLAKERRRRRNSKRLSKSLAGLEEDIFKERDADVWEAVEEEQDMKHYTKDGGDIPKVFACQGGNEKLKHLNENRKSVEDMQWDQDALEKIIEKYKAMESKLLVGGKTIIDHTNEQQKMLELKRQEIAEQIRREREIQQQMMLQEEETLEIRDTFSSLQQEVELKTKKLNRVYSKLRLVKQEITDVINEHIITRQELEQTMNELTRELKYKYLLIENFIPPEEKNKIMNRLHFDSEEDQWRLQPVIPSESAPTQVKRRPLSAVGYKRPISQYAQAAVATATGAPSRYQAENIMLLELDMSPPTMFTLNLNGTHLERAFSPRLMRDLLVNVPVRERASASSRVRKSQSWYQPTQAASVPSSSSSTTLTSGSQSFSQCQRQRPSSASYLPLGDLAQASP, encoded by the exons ATGTCTAAAACCAAACATTGCGAGGCGATCAGGGTGGTGGTCCGCTGCCGGCCGTTCAACAGGAGTGAGGGGATATGGGGGTGTGAGAACATTTTGGAGATTGATGACAAACTGGGGAAGATCACCATAAGGAACCCGAAGGCACCACCTGATGAGCCAATGAAAGTATTCACGTTTGATTCTGTCTACGGCTGGGATTCAAAACAAAGCGACATTTATGATGATGCGGTGAGACCTCTTGTGGAGTCCGTGCTGCAGGGCTTCAACGGGACCATTTTCGCCTACGGGCAAACGGGGACAGGTAAAACGTTCACCATGCAAGGGATTTCAAACGACCCAGAGAGGAGAGGCGTTATACCAAATTCATTTcagcacattttcacacagataGCCAGAACTCAGAATCAGAAATACCTGGTGAGGTCATCATACCTTGAGATATACCAGGAGGAAATCAGAGATCTCCTGTGCAAAGATAACAACAAGAAACTGGAACTTAAAGAGAGTCCTGACTATGGGGTTTATGTAAAAGACCTGTCTTCAGTGGTCACAAAGAATGCCACTGAGATTGAACATGTGATGAACATAGGCAACCAGTCCAGGTCTGTGGGGTTCACAAACATGAACGAACGCAGCTCTCGTTCTCATGCAATATTTGTTGTAACCGTGGAGTGCAGTGAGGTAGGGCCAGATGGTGAGGACCACATCCGTGTGGGGAAGCTGAACATGGTTGACCTGGCAGGCAGTGAGCGCCAGAGCAAGACGGGCGCCAAAGGGAAGCGACTGAAGGAGGCAGCCAAAATCAACCTGTCCCTCTCGGCGTTGGGGAACGTCATTTCAGCCCTGGTGGATGGGAAGAGCACACACATCCCCTACAGAGACTCCAAACTGACCCGCTTGCTCCAGGACTCACTGGGTGGGAATGCAAAGACTGTCATGATAGCCACAGTGGGGCCATCGCACAAGAACCATGATGAATCCTTGGCCACGCTGAGGTACGCCAACAGGGCCAAGAACATAAAGAACAAGCCAAGGATTAATGAGGATCCCAAAGACGCCCTGCTGAGAGAGTTTCAGGAGGAAATTGCACGGCTGAAAGCCCAGCTGGAGGAGCGAGGGATGCTCGctaaggagaggaggaggagaaggaacaGCAAAAGACTGAGTAAAAGTTTGGCTGGTTTGGAGGAGGACATCTTCAAAGAGAGGGATGCAGATGTTTGGGAGGCTGTTGAGGAGGAGCAAGATatgaaacattacacaaaagACGGAGGTGACATCCCCAAAGTCTTTGCCTGCCAGGGAGGAAATGAGAAGTTGAAGCacctgaatgaaaacagaaagagtGTGGAGGACATGCAGTGGGATCAAGATGCACTGGAGAAGATCATTGAGAAATATAAG GCTATGGAGAGCAAATTGTTAGTTGGGGGAAAGACCATAATTGATCACACCAACGAACAACAGAAAATGCTGGAGCTGAAGAGGCAAGAGATTGCAGAGCAG ATacggcgagagagagagatccagcagcagatgatgCTGCAGGAAGAGGAGACTTTGGAAATAAGAGACACGTTCTCCTCCCTGCAGCAGGAGGTGGAACTTAAGACAAAGAAACTGAATAGG GTTTATTCCAAACTACGGTTGGTGAAGCAGGAGATAACAGATGTCATCAACGAGCATATCATAACCAGACAGGAGCTTGAACAAACAATGAATGAGCTCACCAGAGAACTCAAGTACAA ATATCTCTTAATTGAGAATTTTATACCTCCTGAGGAAAAGAACAAGATCATGAATAGGCTGCACTTTGACAGTGAGGAGGATCAATGGAGACTCCAACCAGTCATCCCATCAGAGAG TGCACCCACTCAGGTCAAGAGAAGGCCTCTCTCTGCGGTGGGATACAAGAGGCCAATCAGCCAATATGCACAGGCGGCTGTTGCCACGGCAACTGGGGCCCCATCCAGATACCAG GCCGAGAATATCATGCTGTTGGAGTTAGACATGTCTCCGCCAACCATGTTCACCTTGAACCTTAATGGCACTCACCTGGAGAGAGCCTTCTCTCCCAGGCTGATGCGAGATCTTCTGGTAAATGTTCCTGTCAGAGAGAGGGCCAGTGCATCATCACGGGTCAGGAAATCCCAATCCTG GTATCAGCCAACACAAGCAGCATCTGTCCCATCGTCCTCGTCATCTACCACACTGACATCAGGATCCCAGAGCTTCTCTCAATGTCAGAGACAAAGACCATCCTCTGCTTCCTATCTTCCACTTGGGGATCTAGCTCAGGCTAGTCCCTGA